One window of the Dethiosulfovibrio faecalis genome contains the following:
- a CDS encoding rhodanese-like domain-containing protein: protein MSTVFVNDIDVSEQAKKTNSYTIISIKKDVLLKVVFSGASPSPVVAEDVDRAYVKANRYKDGFVLVDVRPAEYFNGEKTVVTGATAGHIPGAINVPKAYIVASSDVELAAVGLDKSKTVIVYCNKGVTSPQAATALVNRGFTSVKDYKGGMADWGTDTSEVVQMKGLSLDLTGSDSGTISLDVVPETSVVWTVSDPSVLKLDSATGLKVGITALKAGSATVTATISGQAKAETDVTVAGTSGGSSGGCNVGLAPAALLFLIPLAFLKR, encoded by the coding sequence TTGAGTACGGTTTTCGTAAACGATATAGACGTTTCCGAGCAGGCGAAAAAGACCAATTCTTACACGATCATATCCATCAAAAAGGACGTCCTCCTGAAGGTGGTCTTCTCCGGGGCCTCTCCCTCTCCCGTAGTCGCGGAGGACGTGGACAGGGCCTACGTCAAGGCCAACAGATATAAGGACGGCTTCGTCTTGGTGGACGTTCGTCCCGCCGAGTATTTCAACGGGGAGAAGACCGTGGTGACGGGAGCCACGGCGGGCCACATTCCCGGTGCCATAAATGTGCCAAAGGCCTATATAGTTGCGTCCTCCGACGTCGAGCTTGCCGCCGTCGGTCTGGACAAGAGCAAGACCGTCATTGTCTACTGCAACAAGGGGGTCACCAGCCCCCAGGCCGCCACGGCCCTGGTGAACCGCGGTTTCACCTCAGTCAAGGACTACAAGGGCGGCATGGCCGACTGGGGTACCGACACCTCCGAGGTCGTCCAGATGAAGGGCTTGAGCCTCGATCTGACCGGAAGCGATTCCGGCACCATAAGCCTGGACGTGGTTCCCGAAACCTCGGTGGTGTGGACCGTCTCCGACCCGTCGGTGTTGAAGCTCGACTCCGCCACCGGTCTCAAGGTCGGCATAACAGCTCTCAAGGCCGGCAGTGCCACCGTTACGGCCACCATCTCCGGTCAGGCCAAGGCCGAGACGGATGTCACTGTGGCCGGAACCTCCGGCGGATCTTCCGGCGGCTGCAACGTAGGTCTGGCCCCCGCCGCTCTGCTTTTCCTGATACCTCTGGCTTTCCTGAAGAGGTAG
- a CDS encoding iron-containing alcohol dehydrogenase yields MKDFVYESPTKIIFGKDTELQVGREVAERGAKKVLLHYGGGSIKKIGLYDRVAKSLEEAGVSFVELGGVVPNPRLSLVYRGIELCRKESVDLVLAVGGGSAIDSAKAIAVGVPYEGDVWDFFDKGVVPEAGLPVGCILTISATGSETSTSSVITKEEGWLKHALRCERNRPAFAILNPELTTTLPAYQTAAGGTDIMAHLMERYFTNEPNVDLTDRLIEGTLQTVIKYLPIALKDPTDYDARAELMWASTVAHNGILDTGRIGDWASHRIEHEIGAIYDVAHGAGLAVVFPAWMKAVYSHDVARFVRFFHRVWGLEPDFWNPEKTVLDGIAVMENYFRSIGMPVTLEELGVPDDRLEEMAEKSNWNGPVGQFVPITTEKALEILKLCR; encoded by the coding sequence ATGAAAGACTTCGTCTACGAGAGCCCTACCAAGATAATCTTCGGCAAGGACACCGAACTACAGGTCGGCCGGGAGGTCGCGGAGAGAGGGGCGAAAAAAGTCCTGCTTCACTACGGCGGAGGCAGCATAAAGAAAATCGGCCTCTACGACAGGGTGGCGAAATCGCTGGAGGAAGCGGGGGTCTCCTTCGTGGAGCTTGGAGGGGTCGTTCCCAACCCCAGGCTATCTCTGGTCTATCGGGGCATAGAGCTGTGTCGAAAAGAGTCGGTGGACCTCGTTCTGGCCGTCGGAGGCGGCAGCGCCATAGACTCGGCCAAGGCCATAGCCGTCGGGGTTCCATACGAGGGCGACGTCTGGGACTTCTTCGACAAGGGGGTCGTGCCGGAGGCGGGCCTTCCGGTGGGATGCATACTGACCATCTCCGCCACCGGCAGCGAGACCAGCACCTCGTCGGTCATAACGAAGGAGGAGGGATGGCTGAAACACGCCCTCCGCTGCGAGCGCAACCGTCCGGCCTTCGCCATACTCAACCCGGAGCTTACCACCACCCTTCCGGCCTACCAGACCGCCGCCGGAGGCACCGACATAATGGCCCATCTAATGGAGAGATACTTCACCAACGAACCCAACGTGGACCTTACGGACAGACTGATAGAGGGAACCCTTCAGACCGTGATAAAATACCTTCCCATCGCACTGAAGGATCCGACGGACTACGACGCCAGGGCCGAGCTGATGTGGGCCTCCACCGTAGCCCACAACGGCATACTGGACACGGGACGTATAGGAGACTGGGCATCTCACAGGATAGAGCACGAGATAGGCGCCATCTACGACGTGGCCCACGGAGCCGGTCTGGCGGTGGTTTTTCCCGCCTGGATGAAGGCGGTCTACAGTCACGACGTGGCCCGTTTCGTCCGCTTCTTCCACAGGGTATGGGGGCTGGAACCCGACTTCTGGAACCCGGAGAAGACCGTTCTGGACGGAATCGCCGTCATGGAGAACTATTTCAGGAGTATAGGCATGCCGGTGACCCTGGAGGAGCTCGGCGTTCCTGACGACCGGCTGGAGGAGATGGCCGAGAAGAGCAACTGGAACGGCCCGGTAGGACAGTTCGTACCGATCACCACGGAAAAGGCGTTGGAGATACTGAAACTGTGCAGATAG